The following is a genomic window from Dermatophilaceae bacterium Soc4.6.
GCAGGGCGCCTGACTGGTCGGCGCTGCGACCCCGCGCACCGGTGGCCAGCTGGAGGCCGAGCCAGGCGATCAGCAGGTGGAGCAGTCCGTTGACCGCGTAGCCGAGGCGCGCGCCGGTTTCGATCGCGGGGTGGTCGTTGGCCCGCTGGGCGGTCCGCTCGACGTCGGGGGAGTCCATCAGTGCAGTGTGGTGCATGCACCGGGGCGATGCCAACGCCCGGCGGGGGCTGTCCGAATGGTGTCACGCCGGCCGGAGCGTGGGGCAGGATGGTCGGGTGAGCAGCCTGAAGGAGGTCGTCAGCCGGCCCGCCGGGCTGCCACCCCTCGCGGCCCCGGGGATCCAGGTCGACGAGCCGGCGACCCCGGACCGGGTGCGTCGCCCGGCCGACCTGTTGCGGCTGGTCACGGTGGCCGTGGTGCTCGTCATCGTCATCGTCCTCGCCGACCTGGCCGTGGGCACGACCGGGGCGCTCGAGCAGGACCTCTCGCTGGCCACCGACGGCACCTCGCCGATCCTGCTCCAGGTCATCGGCTGGCTCGCGGGTCTGGGCGCCGTGATCCTGCCGGTGGTGATCGGCACCGACCTGCTCCTGCGCCGCCGCCCCCTCCAGCTGGTCGAGGCCCTCGTGGCCGCGGGTGTCGGGGCGCTGCTCGTGCTCGGACTGCGCACGCTCATCCTCGACGGCCACCTCGGCAGCGTGCTCGGAGCCCTCACCCGGCCCTTGAGCGAGGGTCGCACCAACCCGCTCGACGCCGTCGCGGTCTCGCTGGTGGCCATGCTCACCGTCGCCGACACCGTCGGCCGGCGCTGGGTCTCGCCGTCGTCGGTCGTCATCATCGGCTCCTCGGCCCTCACCACCTTCGTCTCGGGGCAGAGCACGTCACTCGCGATCTTCGTGTCGCTGCTGCTCGGCTGGCTCGTCGGCCTGGCCTTCCGTTACGGCGTGGGGGCGGTCTCCACCCGGCCCCCCGGCACGCAGATCGCGGCCGCGCTCGCGGTCGCCGGCGTGCCGCTGACGCACCTGCAGCTGGTCGAGGTCGACGACGCGGCCGAGCGTCAGTACCTCGCGCAGACCGATGGGGGTGACCTCGTCGTGCGGGTCATCGACCGCGACACCTTCGGCTTCGCCTCGGGCCGGCGGCTGCTGCGGATGCTGCGCCTGCGGGGGGCGAGCACCCGCGCTCCGGCCCTCAACCTGCGGGCCGAGCTCGAGCACCGGGCCCTGATGGCCCTCACCCTCGCTGATGCGGGCATCCCCGCGCCCCGCGTGGCCGCCGCCACCGAGGTCGGCCCCTTCTCGGCCTGCATCGCCTACGTTCCGCTGCAGGGGCGCACGCTGCTCGAGGTCGGCGACGCGGTCACCGACCACGACCTCGCTGCCGTATGGCGCCTCCTCGGCGCCCTGCGCGCCCGTCGGGTCGCCCACCGCGGGCTCGGGCCCGACGTCGTCATGCTCGTGCAGACCCGTGAGGCCCTTGAGGTCCTCGAGACCCACGAGGACACCGGGGCCGACGAGACCCAGGACAACCAGCTTCCCGCAGCCCGCGAGGCCGGGTCGTCGGCGCCGGTCGTCGCCGGTCTGCGGCGCGGTGGCGGCGGTGACGTCGCGGCCGCCGACCTCGCCCTGCGCATCGACGCCGCCCAGCTGCTGGTCAGCGTCGGTCTCGTCGCCGGTGCCCGTCGGGCCGTGGCCTCCGCGCTCGCCGAGCTCGACGACGACGTCGTGTCGGGGGCTCTTCCCCTGCTGCAGCCCATCGTGTTCACGACCGTCACCCGGTCGGCCCTGCGCGAGCACAAGGAGCTGCTGGGGCAGCTGCGCGACGAGATCACCCGGCTGCGACCGCAGGCGCAGGAGGCCGACGAGGTGCAGCTGCGTCGCGTCACGGCGCGCGGCGTCCTCACGGTCGCGGGGCTCGGCGTCGCGGGCTACTTCATCCTCACCCAGCTGGCCAAGGTCGATGTCGCGCAGGTGGTCGGTCAGGCCCGCTGGCAGTGGGCGCTCGCGACGGTGGTCTTCGCCGCCCTGACCTTCGCCGGCGCGTCGACGGTGCTCGCGGGGGCGGTCACGACGCGGCTCCGATTCGTGCACACGTACATGACCCAGCTCTCGGTGGCCTTCAGCGGGCTCGTCGCCCCGGCCGTCATCGGCAACCTGGCCCTCAACACGCGCTACCTGCAGCGCTCCGGGGTGCCGCCCGCCGTGGCCGCGGCGAGTGTCGGCGTGGCCCAGGTCGCCCAGTTCTGTTCCTACGTCGTGCTGCTGCTCGTCTCGGGGGTCCTCGCCGGCACGGGTCCGCGAGCCTCCTTCACCCCGCCGCCGGGCCTCGTCGCAGCCATCCCGGTCGTCGTCATCATCGTGCTCGGGCTGGTCGCGGTCCCCCGCATCAGGACGGCGATCACGACCCGCTTCCTCCCGCAGGTGCGGGCCGTCGTCCCGCAGGTGCTCGGCGTGCTGCAGCACCCGCGCAAGCTGGTCCAGCTCTTCGGCGGGGCCCTCCTGCTCGACATCTCCTTCGTCACGAGCCTGGTCTGCGCGACCCGCGCGTTCGGTGCCGAGCCGCCCGTCGCGGCTGTGGCGGTCGTCTACTTCGCCGGGGCCATCATCGGCTCGGCGGTGCCGACCCCGGGCGGGCTCGGCGGCATCGAGGCGGCCCTCTCCGCCGGCCTGATCGCCATCGGCGTCGACAGCGGTACTGCCGTCTCGTCGGTCCTGCTCTACCGCCTGGCCACCTACTGGCTCCCGATCCCCTTCGGCTGGGTCTCGCTCAACCGGCTGACCAAGATCCAGGCCATCTGAGGAGGCCCGCCCACCCGCCGGCACACGCCTTCACGTGAAGCCGTAGGCGCAGGGCACCCTCGGCTCAGGCGGCCCCGGCCGGGCCGTCGACGTTGACCGTCGGCACTCCCGAGCCGCACCGCACGACGACGGCGCGCGAGGTGGTGGGGCCCGGGTTCGACTCGCGGTGCACCGCGCCGGCGGGCACGTGGAGGAAGTCGCCCTCGCGTGCCTCGACGACGTGGCCACCTCGTGGACCCGACTCGAGGCGGAACGTCCCCGAGACGATGTAGAGCGTCGTCTCGTGGTCCCCGTGGTGGTGCCAGCCGGTGACCGCCCCGGCCTGCGTGTCCACCGTGCCCGACCACATCCCGCCCGTCGAGAGCGCGACCTCGCGCGACATCCCGGGGGTGGGGTCGGCGGGCGAGAGGCCTCCCGCCGGCACCCGCTCGCACGGACGAGCAGGGTCAGCACGAGCAGGCTCAGGACGGATGCCGTCGGCGGGGGTCATGACCCCATCCAACACCCGCCCCGGGTCCTCAGCCGGTGCCCGAGGTGGGCGACTGCACCGGCACCGGGTCGTCTCCGGGCAGCGGCACCAGGCGAGCCGGCCTCGTCGTGCCCGGTGCGAGGAGGGTGTCGAGCTGCTCGGTCGTCACCGCGTCGGTGGTCACGCCGCCGATGGGTGGGACCGGCACGTTGGCCGGCGTGCCGTCCTCCTGCACGAAGCGCACCCGGTCGACCCCGACGACAGAGGTCGCGGTGAGCACGATCTGACCGATCGCCACGGGGAAGCGCACGGGGCTGGGGTCCTGCACCGTCGCCTGCAGCTCGATGGTCGCCGTGCCCCGGTCGACCGACCGCAGGGCCAGCGTGGATCCAGGGGCGAGGTCGGTGAGCAGACCCCTGCTGCGCTGACGCTCGGTGGGGCCGAGCGCCAGGCGGTGCAGCAGGTCCTGCACGAGCGGTCGCAGCGGCGCCGTCGATACCTCGACGATGAGCGGGACGAGGCGCTGCTGGCCGTCGACGAGGTAGACGGTGCCCCGGGCGGAGGCCGACGTCGGCTCCGGAGCCGACGGTGCCGCGGGGGTCGCCGTCGTGGTGACCAGGCCGTAGGGCACCTCATCGGGCGGCACGGAGATCGCCGCACCACCGCTGGGCAGGCTGCAGGCGCCGAGCAGCAGGCCCGGCACGAGGCAGGCGATGAGCGCGGTCAGCCCGACGCCCTCGGCCCGGCGCCTCACCACGCCACCACCTGCCCGTCCCCGGAGCGCACGGCCGGGTTCGGTTGCCCCGTCGCGAGCGGCAGCTCGAGACAGAAGCGGGCACCGGGGGAGGCGTCCTCGCACCACACGCGTCCGCCGTGGGCCAGGGCGGTCTCGGCGACGATGCTCAGGCCCAGCCCACTGCCGGGCAGGCTGCCGCGGGAGCCACCCCGGGCGAAGCGCTCGAAGATGCGCTCGCGCTCGGCCTCGGGCACCCCCGGCCCCGCGTCGGTGACCTCGATGCGCACCCGGTCGCGCACGCCCCGCACGCGCACACCGCGTACCCCGCCGCCGTGCCGGTCGGCGTTCTCGAGCAGGTTGACCAGGGCCCGGGAGACCTGGTGCTTGTCGACCTCGACGAGCCCGGCG
Proteins encoded in this region:
- a CDS encoding lysylphosphatidylglycerol synthase transmembrane domain-containing protein, with product MSSLKEVVSRPAGLPPLAAPGIQVDEPATPDRVRRPADLLRLVTVAVVLVIVIVLADLAVGTTGALEQDLSLATDGTSPILLQVIGWLAGLGAVILPVVIGTDLLLRRRPLQLVEALVAAGVGALLVLGLRTLILDGHLGSVLGALTRPLSEGRTNPLDAVAVSLVAMLTVADTVGRRWVSPSSVVIIGSSALTTFVSGQSTSLAIFVSLLLGWLVGLAFRYGVGAVSTRPPGTQIAAALAVAGVPLTHLQLVEVDDAAERQYLAQTDGGDLVVRVIDRDTFGFASGRRLLRMLRLRGASTRAPALNLRAELEHRALMALTLADAGIPAPRVAAATEVGPFSACIAYVPLQGRTLLEVGDAVTDHDLAAVWRLLGALRARRVAHRGLGPDVVMLVQTREALEVLETHEDTGADETQDNQLPAAREAGSSAPVVAGLRRGGGGDVAAADLALRIDAAQLLVSVGLVAGARRAVASALAELDDDVVSGALPLLQPIVFTTVTRSALREHKELLGQLRDEITRLRPQAQEADEVQLRRVTARGVLTVAGLGVAGYFILTQLAKVDVAQVVGQARWQWALATVVFAALTFAGASTVLAGAVTTRLRFVHTYMTQLSVAFSGLVAPAVIGNLALNTRYLQRSGVPPAVAAASVGVAQVAQFCSYVVLLLVSGVLAGTGPRASFTPPPGLVAAIPVVVIIVLGLVAVPRIRTAITTRFLPQVRAVVPQVLGVLQHPRKLVQLFGGALLLDISFVTSLVCATRAFGAEPPVAAVAVVYFAGAIIGSAVPTPGGLGGIEAALSAGLIAIGVDSGTAVSSVLLYRLATYWLPIPFGWVSLNRLTKIQAI
- a CDS encoding cupin domain-containing protein, with the protein product MTPADGIRPEPARADPARPCERVPAGGLSPADPTPGMSREVALSTGGMWSGTVDTQAGAVTGWHHHGDHETTLYIVSGTFRLESGPRGGHVVEAREGDFLHVPAGAVHRESNPGPTTSRAVVVRCGSGVPTVNVDGPAGAA
- a CDS encoding GerMN domain-containing protein, which produces MVRRRAEGVGLTALIACLVPGLLLGACSLPSGGAAISVPPDEVPYGLVTTTATPAAPSAPEPTSASARGTVYLVDGQQRLVPLIVEVSTAPLRPLVQDLLHRLALGPTERQRSRGLLTDLAPGSTLALRSVDRGTATIELQATVQDPSPVRFPVAIGQIVLTATSVVGVDRVRFVQEDGTPANVPVPPIGGVTTDAVTTEQLDTLLAPGTTRPARLVPLPGDDPVPVQSPTSGTG